Proteins encoded together in one Pseudomonas arsenicoxydans window:
- a CDS encoding phage virion morphogenesis protein, translating to MLTIDLDHQHLQQTLQNIEWAIGDLTPLMQGIAAELASQTEQNFEHEGRPEWPELSDTTTYNRAKHGHWPGQILQVSAAGLAGIHHHPKHT from the coding sequence GTGCTCACCATCGACCTAGACCACCAACACCTACAACAAACCCTGCAAAACATCGAATGGGCCATCGGCGACCTAACACCCTTAATGCAAGGCATCGCCGCCGAACTCGCCAGCCAGACCGAACAAAACTTCGAACACGAAGGCCGCCCCGAATGGCCCGAACTGTCCGACACCACCACCTACAACCGCGCCAAACACGGGCATTGGCCCGGGCAGATTCTGCAAGTCAGTGCTGCCGGCCTGGCAGGCATCCATCACCACCCAAAGCACACATAG
- a CDS encoding glutathione S-transferase N-terminal domain-containing protein, with translation MPHAQLTLISHPLCPFVQRAAIVLLEKNVPFERVDVDLAAKPDWFLALSPMGKVPLLKGGAAG, from the coding sequence ATGCCGCACGCTCAACTTACGCTCATCAGCCATCCGTTGTGCCCGTTCGTTCAGCGAGCGGCCATCGTGCTGCTGGAAAAGAATGTGCCCTTTGAGAGGGTCGACGTCGACCTCGCCGCCAAGCCAGATTGGTTTCTGGCGCTTTCGCCGATGGGAAAGGTGCCGTTACTTAAGGGTGGAGCTGCCGGATAG
- a CDS encoding MaoC/PaaZ C-terminal domain-containing protein: MTEKVLFWEDFKLGDTWTASRPKGITEEEIIAFALAYDPLDIHIDPKRARESPLGVHCASGVQTFAVAQRLMCEALYLNTCIVAGGQIDKFRMLSPVVPGDALSICAKVLSSTAHYRQDDRGWVVFTVEVFTADLNRVLGYEVSVLIMRRGDELDDIANTGNR; this comes from the coding sequence ATGACAGAGAAAGTTTTGTTTTGGGAAGACTTCAAGCTAGGGGACACCTGGACGGCTTCACGGCCTAAAGGAATAACTGAAGAGGAAATTATTGCGTTTGCCTTGGCATATGATCCCCTAGATATTCACATTGATCCAAAGCGAGCTCGAGAAAGCCCACTCGGCGTTCACTGCGCAAGTGGAGTCCAAACATTCGCTGTGGCGCAGCGCCTCATGTGTGAAGCCCTATACCTCAACACTTGCATTGTAGCAGGTGGGCAGATTGATAAATTCCGAATGCTGTCACCCGTAGTGCCTGGTGATGCCCTTAGCATCTGCGCAAAGGTGCTCAGCTCAACCGCCCATTATCGACAAGATGACCGAGGTTGGGTCGTTTTTACGGTTGAAGTATTCACTGCTGACCTTAACAGAGTTCTCGGCTACGAGGTGTCGGTGCTGATAATGCGCCGTGGGGATGAGCTCGACGATATCGCTAACACCGGCAATCGATAA
- a CDS encoding AAA family ATPase — protein MQIQHLEIANFRKLLSVRIDLANTTTLLVGANNSGKSSAMLALRKFLLSKATAFRLQDLTLSHLRTIDAIGVDWEAADESLQAPAANEWAHWLPTLDLWMEASQGELHHIRDLIPNFAWKGGHVGMRFRLEPKDMAKLFTDYRKERKRVKLLQEEIEKRTETGKTPPPLPLWPQSLHDYLNRRLGTMFAIRWYRLDPAQLSAPDPKTRHAKLQGLSATAIPLESNPLTDLIRVHEINAQRGFGDSAEESVTEGRGVSGKKLTEQLRAYYNRHLDPGDSPDISDLEALTAIQAAQSAFDSRLTSSFAPALEEVAGLGYPNNSDPAIRVETRLSPTDGMNHEAAVLFELDSAAGAPGAPPMRLPETSNGLGYQNLISMIFQLMAFRDEWLRKYKNAEEQSDAGVEPIHLVLIEEPEAHLHVQVQQAFIKHAYHVLCNDPLLKKYPKLKTQLIVSSHSSHVAHETEYANLRYFRRLPAGMADVPIPVSTVSNLSTVFGQKNPHKHTKEFVTRYLRAQHADLFFADAVILVEGAAERMMLPHFLRNHFPFLDRCYITILDIGGSHAHRLRPLVDALGIVTLVITDLDAGHKKSAVPVRRQAEQSTNNPTLRHWMAARKLGHDVDTLLDLDSEQKADQIDDLFAIKVAYQTPITIRLPRIEGEVEALPNTFEDSLVLSNVKHFATKQGRGLTKAVSKALRESETADDLGQAFFDALRDGDKAEFVLQTLGDPDFAKLAVPEYIREGLTWLETKLKKKSKELLIIPTASIEVTGQ, from the coding sequence ATGCAAATCCAGCACCTAGAGATCGCGAACTTCCGTAAGCTCCTGTCAGTTCGAATCGACCTGGCAAACACCACTACCCTTCTGGTCGGAGCGAACAATAGCGGTAAGTCCTCCGCGATGTTGGCGCTACGCAAGTTCCTGCTTTCTAAAGCGACCGCGTTCCGGCTCCAAGATCTGACGCTCTCACATCTCAGGACTATTGATGCCATTGGTGTCGATTGGGAAGCTGCTGATGAAAGTCTCCAAGCCCCCGCGGCGAACGAGTGGGCGCACTGGTTACCCACCCTGGATCTCTGGATGGAAGCCTCGCAAGGCGAACTGCACCACATCAGAGATCTGATTCCCAATTTTGCCTGGAAAGGCGGCCACGTTGGCATGCGCTTCCGACTCGAGCCGAAGGACATGGCCAAGCTCTTTACTGATTACCGGAAAGAGCGGAAGCGCGTGAAGCTGCTGCAAGAGGAAATTGAAAAACGGACCGAGACGGGAAAGACTCCGCCCCCCCTGCCATTGTGGCCGCAAAGTTTGCACGATTACCTCAACCGGCGTCTGGGAACGATGTTCGCGATTCGCTGGTACCGTCTCGACCCTGCGCAACTCAGCGCACCAGATCCCAAAACTCGTCACGCCAAACTTCAAGGGCTGTCCGCGACCGCTATTCCGCTGGAAAGCAACCCCCTGACAGATCTCATACGTGTTCACGAAATCAACGCCCAACGGGGCTTTGGAGACAGCGCGGAAGAATCCGTAACCGAAGGCAGAGGTGTTTCGGGGAAAAAGTTGACGGAGCAATTGCGCGCTTACTACAACCGGCATCTGGATCCGGGTGACAGTCCAGACATCTCGGACTTGGAGGCACTGACAGCCATCCAGGCAGCCCAATCTGCATTCGACTCCCGACTGACTTCCAGCTTCGCCCCTGCTCTCGAAGAAGTCGCAGGCCTTGGATACCCCAACAATTCTGACCCTGCTATCAGGGTAGAAACCCGGCTGTCTCCTACGGACGGGATGAACCACGAAGCAGCAGTTCTATTCGAGCTGGACTCAGCCGCAGGCGCGCCCGGCGCTCCTCCCATGCGCTTGCCCGAGACGTCCAACGGTTTGGGTTACCAAAACCTGATTTCGATGATTTTCCAGCTGATGGCGTTTCGAGATGAATGGCTTAGGAAGTACAAGAACGCGGAGGAGCAGTCTGACGCTGGTGTCGAGCCAATCCACTTGGTGCTGATCGAGGAGCCTGAAGCTCACCTGCACGTCCAGGTGCAGCAGGCCTTCATCAAGCATGCTTATCACGTCCTATGTAATGACCCGCTGCTTAAGAAATATCCGAAGCTCAAAACTCAACTGATCGTTAGCTCTCATTCGAGCCACGTCGCGCATGAGACGGAGTATGCGAATCTTCGGTATTTCCGTAGGCTGCCCGCGGGAATGGCCGACGTACCTATTCCAGTGTCCACCGTCTCCAACCTAAGCACTGTTTTCGGGCAGAAAAACCCTCACAAGCACACGAAGGAGTTTGTGACCCGTTACCTCCGGGCGCAACATGCCGATCTCTTCTTTGCCGACGCGGTCATTTTGGTAGAAGGTGCTGCAGAGCGAATGATGCTGCCGCACTTCCTGCGAAACCACTTCCCCTTCCTGGATCGGTGCTACATCACAATCTTGGATATCGGGGGCAGCCACGCACACCGACTCCGGCCTCTGGTAGACGCGTTGGGCATCGTGACCCTGGTGATCACTGATTTGGACGCTGGCCACAAGAAATCAGCGGTACCGGTTAGGCGCCAGGCAGAGCAGTCAACCAATAACCCTACCCTCCGGCACTGGATGGCTGCCCGAAAACTTGGTCATGACGTGGACACTTTGCTGGATCTGGATAGTGAACAAAAAGCTGATCAGATCGATGATTTGTTTGCTATCAAAGTGGCGTACCAGACGCCCATCACCATCCGCCTTCCTAGGATTGAAGGTGAAGTAGAGGCCCTGCCCAATACCTTCGAGGACAGCCTGGTACTGAGCAACGTGAAGCATTTTGCGACTAAGCAAGGCCGGGGTTTGACCAAGGCAGTTTCCAAAGCGCTGCGTGAGTCGGAAACGGCGGACGATCTAGGTCAGGCGTTTTTCGACGCTCTTAGGGATGGCGACAAGGCGGAGTTCGTTTTACAGACACTGGGAGATCCCGACTTTGCGAAGTTGGCGGTTCCGGAGTACATCCGCGAAGGGCTCACCTGGTTAGAGACCAAGCTCAAGAAAAAGAGTAAGGAGCTTCTGATAATTCCAACGGCTAGCATCGAGGTGACTGGACAATGA
- a CDS encoding AraC family transcriptional regulator has translation MNNDLAPHLDIALRHAPPGLTTTRIPRVDLCVGQGSTDKAPCLYRSMICFILQGSKRVAINDNLLSYDSEQYLISALDLPLIGQILDAEGGQPHVAVSLVLDPAILAELAASMPPVRESEQKGIGIMINPMTASLRDTLLRLLSLLDTPADIPVLGPMVERELLYRLLQGPQGRLLRQIAQPDGALGSIRRAVAWIRDNYNTRLRIEALCGVSGMSRASLHRHFLSMTGLSPIQYQKQLRLQEARQLLLAGEHRASDVAFVVGYESASQFSREYLRQFGAAPARDVREIRQAIGTPIRG, from the coding sequence ATGAACAACGATCTTGCACCGCATCTTGATATAGCCCTGCGCCATGCGCCACCGGGTTTGACTACCACACGGATCCCGCGTGTAGACCTCTGCGTTGGACAAGGCTCTACAGACAAGGCGCCGTGCCTGTATCGCTCGATGATCTGCTTCATCCTACAAGGCTCGAAGCGCGTTGCGATTAACGACAATCTTCTGAGTTACGACAGTGAACAATATCTCATCAGCGCCCTGGATCTGCCTCTGATCGGACAGATTCTTGATGCTGAAGGGGGACAGCCCCACGTTGCGGTATCGCTCGTGCTGGATCCGGCCATACTGGCGGAATTGGCGGCGTCCATGCCGCCGGTTCGCGAGAGCGAACAAAAGGGCATTGGCATCATGATAAACCCGATGACCGCTTCGCTCCGCGACACGTTACTCCGCTTATTGTCGTTGCTCGACACGCCTGCCGATATTCCGGTACTCGGCCCCATGGTCGAACGGGAATTGCTCTATCGTCTTCTGCAGGGCCCTCAGGGGCGGCTGCTGCGTCAGATTGCTCAACCCGATGGCGCGCTGGGCAGTATCCGGCGAGCTGTTGCCTGGATCAGGGACAATTACAACACCCGACTTCGCATCGAGGCGTTGTGCGGTGTAAGCGGCATGAGCCGGGCAAGCCTGCATCGCCATTTTCTGTCGATGACAGGACTCAGTCCTATCCAGTACCAGAAACAGCTCAGATTGCAGGAAGCTCGCCAGCTTTTGCTTGCTGGCGAGCATCGCGCGTCTGACGTGGCGTTCGTTGTCGGTTATGAAAGCGCATCACAGTTTAGCCGGGAATACTTACGGCAATTCGGCGCAGCGCCTGCCCGCGACGTGCGCGAGATACGGCAGGCGATCGGCACTCCAATAAGGGGGTAG
- a CDS encoding phage virion morphogenesis protein, with product MLPAWQASITTQSTHSSALVGSNKPYAAMMQFGGDQADFPHLWSDIPARPYLPMDAKGELQPDVQAAILELALVHFQKVMNRKKR from the coding sequence GTGCTGCCGGCCTGGCAGGCATCCATCACCACCCAAAGCACACATAGCTCTGCACTGGTCGGCAGCAATAAACCGTATGCGGCCATGATGCAGTTCGGTGGGGACCAAGCGGACTTTCCGCATTTGTGGAGTGACATACCCGCACGACCGTACCTACCAATGGATGCCAAAGGAGAACTACAGCCCGACGTACAAGCAGCGATCTTGGAATTAGCCTTGGTTCACTTTCAAAAAGTGATGAATCGCAAAAAGCGTTGA
- a CDS encoding alpha/beta hydrolase encodes MNPALRVMAMELEKKIPKQHWPLISVIIASMIGVIVLFSVNEVAQLGSPAPERPTANPQTNPPSASDKGEHSGSLEPPQPNTEPHPGPSSASVATDIPYIVFNSKAAISDTLTDKWGNDDRKNTNAFTLNDTSTFNTYVFRPKLDFSTMDVVANTTSSTNDNTLTTWQDTRMTDTSGYRGIRVNFATDRQYMVNDNKIIFTSDPGNVSYGYCYVSIPPRHQAGVIESPSILRLEFDEDPQKHVMILKTELLSHEAFTKDINWLAEVSKSGSAFVFIHGFNVGFDDAAKRTAQMAYDLNFDGVPIFYSWPSQDSATPFAYAADERNIELSEDKIKDFLVDILSDTKFSNVFVVGHSMGTRGLSKAIGAIAEEKPALIGKLKAIILAAPDIDADLFKQKIAPRLLNTGKSVTLYASSNDKALSLSQTAHRYPRAGDSGAGLVILKGMDTIDASNVDTSFLGHTYYGDVRSIIDDMHYIIQESLPADKRAGLSPTGFEPNKYWRFKP; translated from the coding sequence ATGAACCCAGCACTCAGGGTGATGGCTATGGAGCTCGAGAAAAAAATACCCAAGCAGCACTGGCCATTAATATCAGTAATAATCGCCTCGATGATTGGGGTAATAGTATTATTCTCAGTAAATGAAGTGGCGCAGCTGGGTTCCCCAGCACCCGAGCGGCCAACTGCAAATCCGCAGACGAACCCTCCATCCGCATCGGATAAAGGGGAGCACTCGGGCTCTCTAGAACCCCCGCAGCCAAATACAGAACCGCACCCAGGGCCTTCATCTGCATCAGTGGCTACGGATATTCCCTATATCGTTTTCAATAGCAAGGCGGCAATTTCTGACACACTTACCGATAAGTGGGGTAATGACGACCGAAAAAATACAAATGCCTTTACCTTAAATGATACGTCAACTTTCAATACTTATGTTTTTCGGCCAAAACTAGACTTTTCCACCATGGATGTTGTTGCCAATACTACATCAAGCACCAATGACAACACACTGACAACCTGGCAAGACACACGTATGACAGATACTTCGGGCTATCGTGGAATCCGAGTAAACTTTGCGACAGATCGCCAATACATGGTCAACGACAACAAAATTATTTTCACGTCAGATCCTGGAAATGTCAGCTACGGCTACTGCTACGTAAGTATTCCACCTCGTCACCAGGCAGGAGTTATCGAGTCGCCGTCAATACTGAGGCTCGAGTTTGATGAAGACCCACAAAAGCACGTTATGATTCTGAAAACAGAGTTGTTATCCCATGAAGCCTTCACTAAAGACATTAATTGGCTCGCAGAAGTATCCAAATCCGGGAGTGCCTTTGTTTTTATACATGGTTTTAATGTTGGGTTCGATGATGCCGCAAAGCGAACAGCGCAAATGGCTTACGACCTTAACTTTGATGGTGTGCCTATTTTTTATAGCTGGCCTTCCCAAGATTCAGCCACACCTTTCGCCTACGCGGCAGATGAAAGGAATATTGAGCTTTCAGAAGATAAAATCAAAGATTTCCTGGTAGACATCCTTTCAGATACTAAATTTTCAAATGTTTTTGTCGTAGGTCATAGTATGGGCACGCGAGGGCTGTCAAAAGCGATTGGCGCAATAGCAGAAGAAAAGCCAGCGCTAATTGGAAAATTGAAGGCAATCATTCTCGCCGCGCCGGATATTGACGCCGACCTATTCAAACAAAAAATCGCCCCAAGGCTTTTGAATACGGGTAAGAGCGTAACGCTGTACGCTTCGTCTAATGATAAAGCGCTATCCCTATCGCAAACTGCCCATAGATATCCACGCGCAGGGGATAGCGGTGCAGGGCTTGTGATACTAAAAGGCATGGACACTATCGATGCATCCAACGTGGACACCAGCTTTCTGGGCCATACGTACTATGGGGATGTGCGTTCAATCATCGATGATATGCACTATATCATCCAAGAATCGCTCCCGGCTGACAAAAGGGCTGGATTGAGCCCTACAGGATTCGAGCCTAACAAGTATTGGCGATTTAAACCATAA
- a CDS encoding UvrD-helicase domain-containing protein, translated as MSAITEVVDEVKPTADEVIKACLNLEQPRSFFLYAGAGSGKTHSLVEAVKSLKGRERQRLTFEGRQIAIITYTNAACEEIERRLEHDPLVEVSTIHAFSWRMIKGFNDDIREWLRVKLAADIDELDDKLRRAQGENKTSRANRASRDSKARRLTSLDEITDFTYSPTGDNRSRQSLNHSEVIQMAAAFIPKPPLLDVMADRHPVLLIDESQDTYGPLMDTFLQAQAAIPERFCLGLLGDTMQRIYNDGKVGLDDAIPADWAKPEKRMNRRCPTRVVDLINVIRASVDGHHQIPKPGAARGTVRMFCTRQVPGQDFSLEEQIAKQMADVTGDVQWATGMQGRKTLILEHKMAGRRMGFEGVFTPLYAVEHLNTGLLDGTLPILKLFFEGVAPIVEAARADDFTVMEAVRLRSPLLDPKYLESAGTNQLEVLESVGKATQLLCEMLTDNDPLIGEVAQVLQRTGLLELPARFVEAMALGATADDAPEISDREALEIHAYRIVLGCSYSEMEAFAGYANGLSPFGTHQGVKGLEFPRVMVILNDEEAGGFLFSYEKLLGVTPASPTDVKNQRAGKDDSLSRTRRLLYVTCSRAEESLAIVIYSAQPEIAKASVIEAGWLKADEIVVL; from the coding sequence ATGAGCGCTATTACCGAGGTTGTTGATGAAGTGAAGCCGACTGCTGATGAGGTTATCAAAGCATGCCTGAACTTAGAGCAGCCACGTAGCTTCTTCCTTTACGCCGGGGCCGGCTCTGGCAAGACCCACTCGCTCGTAGAAGCAGTGAAATCGCTCAAAGGGCGCGAGCGACAGCGTCTCACATTTGAAGGCCGGCAGATCGCGATCATTACCTATACCAATGCGGCCTGCGAGGAAATCGAACGCCGACTCGAGCACGATCCTCTGGTTGAAGTCTCAACGATCCACGCTTTCTCCTGGAGGATGATCAAGGGCTTCAACGATGACATTCGTGAGTGGTTGCGCGTTAAGCTCGCCGCCGACATTGACGAACTGGATGACAAACTCCGTAGGGCGCAAGGAGAGAATAAGACGTCTCGTGCTAATCGGGCGAGCCGGGACAGCAAGGCCCGTCGCCTCACGAGCCTGGATGAAATCACCGACTTCACCTATAGCCCGACGGGAGACAACCGAAGCAGGCAATCTTTGAACCATAGCGAGGTCATCCAGATGGCCGCGGCGTTCATCCCGAAGCCGCCCTTGCTTGATGTGATGGCTGACCGGCACCCGGTGCTCTTGATCGATGAAAGTCAGGATACGTACGGCCCGCTCATGGATACCTTTCTGCAGGCTCAAGCTGCAATCCCTGAAAGGTTCTGCCTAGGGCTTCTCGGCGACACGATGCAACGCATCTACAACGACGGGAAAGTTGGGTTGGATGATGCCATTCCTGCGGATTGGGCCAAGCCAGAAAAACGCATGAACCGTCGCTGCCCAACTCGAGTTGTCGATTTAATCAATGTGATCCGTGCGAGCGTTGACGGTCATCACCAAATACCTAAGCCGGGGGCTGCCAGAGGCACAGTACGAATGTTCTGCACACGGCAGGTACCGGGTCAGGATTTCAGCCTGGAGGAGCAGATAGCCAAGCAAATGGCTGACGTCACCGGCGATGTTCAGTGGGCAACCGGTATGCAAGGCCGCAAGACGCTCATCCTGGAACACAAGATGGCTGGGCGGCGTATGGGGTTTGAAGGTGTATTCACGCCGTTGTATGCCGTTGAACACCTAAACACGGGCCTACTGGACGGAACGCTACCCATACTCAAGCTTTTCTTCGAGGGGGTAGCCCCAATAGTAGAAGCGGCTCGAGCGGATGATTTCACGGTCATGGAAGCGGTGCGGCTGCGCTCTCCCTTACTTGATCCCAAATACTTGGAGTCGGCTGGCACCAACCAACTGGAGGTGCTGGAGTCTGTTGGAAAAGCGACCCAGTTGCTCTGTGAGATGCTTACGGACAATGATCCATTGATTGGGGAAGTGGCTCAAGTTCTTCAAAGGACTGGCCTGCTTGAGCTGCCTGCCCGCTTCGTCGAAGCGATGGCTTTGGGCGCTACGGCTGACGATGCCCCGGAAATATCGGATCGAGAAGCGCTTGAGATTCATGCTTATCGGATCGTCCTAGGATGCTCTTACTCGGAGATGGAGGCGTTCGCTGGCTACGCAAATGGGCTTTCACCGTTCGGCACCCACCAGGGGGTGAAAGGCCTAGAGTTTCCGCGTGTGATGGTCATCCTGAACGATGAAGAGGCAGGCGGTTTTCTGTTTAGCTATGAGAAGCTGCTCGGCGTTACGCCTGCTTCGCCAACCGACGTGAAGAATCAGCGCGCGGGCAAGGATGATTCCTTGTCACGCACGCGCAGGCTTCTATATGTGACCTGCAGTCGTGCTGAGGAAAGCTTGGCGATCGTGATTTACAGCGCCCAGCCAGAGATTGCCAAAGCGAGCGTCATTGAAGCCGGCTGGCTGAAGGCAGACGAAATTGTCGTGCTCTGA
- a CDS encoding SDR family NAD(P)-dependent oxidoreductase, which yields MTNQIALITGASRGLGRNMALHLAKRGVHIIGTYRSGAAEAETLKQEIEAQGGKAAMLPLDITDTTSYQAFSSALTDTLKTEFGRERFDFLVNNAGNGLFANFIDATEDQFALLVATHLRGPIFLTQKLLPLVEDGGRILNVSSGFVRFTLPGYSVYAAVKAAVEVLTRYMAVELGSRQIRVNAIAPGAIATDFGGGAVRDNKDVNAYVAQGIALGRVGLPDDIGGAVAAILSDDMAWANGTTFDISGGQLL from the coding sequence ATGACCAACCAGATCGCACTCATTACTGGCGCCAGCCGTGGCCTTGGCCGCAACATGGCGCTTCACCTCGCCAAGCGCGGTGTCCACATCATCGGCACTTATCGCAGCGGCGCTGCAGAAGCCGAGACGCTGAAGCAGGAGATCGAGGCGCAGGGTGGCAAGGCCGCGATGTTGCCGCTCGACATCACCGACACTACTAGCTATCAGGCTTTTTCAAGCGCACTGACTGATACGCTGAAGACCGAGTTCGGCCGCGAGCGCTTCGACTTCCTCGTCAACAATGCCGGCAATGGCCTCTTCGCTAACTTTATTGACGCGACCGAAGACCAGTTTGCCTTGCTGGTCGCCACGCACCTTCGCGGGCCGATTTTCCTGACTCAGAAGCTGTTACCGCTCGTGGAAGACGGCGGTCGCATCCTGAACGTTTCCTCCGGCTTCGTACGCTTTACTTTGCCGGGGTATAGCGTTTATGCAGCGGTGAAGGCCGCAGTTGAAGTGCTCACCCGTTACATGGCCGTGGAACTGGGGTCGCGCCAAATTCGCGTGAATGCGATTGCCCCAGGTGCCATCGCAACCGATTTTGGCGGTGGTGCAGTGCGCGACAACAAGGATGTGAACGCCTACGTAGCGCAGGGCATCGCGCTGGGCCGTGTCGGTCTACCGGACGATATAGGCGGTGCGGTTGCCGCGATCCTGTCCGATGACATGGCCTGGGCTAACGGGACGACTTTTGACATCTCGGGCGGGCAGTTGCTGTAG
- a CDS encoding SDR family NAD(P)-dependent oxidoreductase: protein MGQSKSAVWVKIASAPTVNETAGAARADELGKNAAFAHADITNETEARNAIATAVGVFGGLQGLISCAGIAPAERVLGRSGVHGLESFRRTVEINLIGSFNMLRLAAEAMAGGEANREGERGVIINTASVAAYDGQTGQVAYAASKGGVAAMTLPAARDLARSGIRVMCIAPGIFETPMMAGMPQEVQEALAAHVPFPPRLGRPAEYAALARHIIENPMLNGEVIRLDGALRMAAK, encoded by the coding sequence ATGGGGCAGTCAAAATCAGCCGTCTGGGTCAAAATCGCATCAGCGCCAACAGTCAACGAAACGGCTGGTGCTGCACGCGCCGATGAGCTGGGCAAGAACGCCGCATTTGCCCATGCGGATATCACCAACGAAACAGAGGCTCGCAATGCAATAGCCACTGCGGTCGGTGTCTTTGGTGGACTGCAGGGACTCATCAGTTGTGCTGGAATTGCACCGGCAGAACGTGTGTTGGGCAGGTCGGGCGTCCATGGCTTGGAGAGTTTTAGGCGTACTGTTGAAATCAACTTAATCGGCAGCTTCAACATGCTGCGCCTTGCCGCCGAGGCCATGGCGGGAGGCGAGGCTAACCGGGAAGGCGAACGCGGAGTAATCATTAACACTGCATCGGTAGCCGCATATGACGGTCAGACCGGACAAGTTGCGTATGCAGCCTCCAAGGGCGGCGTAGCAGCCATGACGTTACCAGCAGCCCGAGATCTTGCACGCTCCGGTATCCGCGTGATGTGTATTGCCCCTGGTATTTTTGAAACTCCGATGATGGCAGGAATGCCTCAAGAGGTGCAGGAGGCTCTTGCCGCGCATGTTCCATTTCCTCCCCGCCTCGGCCGGCCCGCTGAATATGCGGCACTTGCTAGACATATCATTGAGAACCCGATGCTCAATGGTGAGGTGATTCGCCTAGATGGAGCTTTGCGAATGGCTGCCAAATGA
- a CDS encoding acetyl-CoA C-acyltransferase, whose amino-acid sequence MSSNNPVVIVGMARTPLGGFLGQFKEVTAAELGGVAIRAAVERANLTSEDVEEVVMGCVLQAGQGQAPARQAALKADLPTGVVCSTVNKMCGSGMKAVMNAHDSLTTGSVNIVVAGGMESMSNAPYLIDRARTGLRMGHSKMIDHMFVDGLEDAYDRGRLMGTFAEECAQAYGFTREAQDEFAISSLMRAQNAIASGAFHDEIVHVKARAGREILTVDHDEQPGKAMVEKIPTLKPAFREGGTVTAANASSISDGSAALVMMRLSEAERRGLKPIARVVGHASFAQAPHLFSTAPIGAIKRLLERSNWSLNDVDLFEINEAFAVVPMAAMHDLGISHEQLNVHGGACALGHPIGASGARVVVTLINALKRRGMKRGIASACIGGGEATAVAVELLA is encoded by the coding sequence ATGAGCTCTAACAATCCGGTCGTAATCGTCGGTATGGCACGCACACCTTTAGGAGGTTTCCTCGGGCAATTCAAAGAAGTCACCGCTGCGGAGCTTGGTGGGGTTGCCATTCGCGCAGCGGTAGAACGTGCGAACCTCACTTCAGAAGACGTTGAAGAGGTGGTGATGGGTTGTGTGCTGCAGGCCGGACAGGGTCAAGCTCCAGCTCGCCAGGCCGCATTGAAGGCTGACCTTCCCACCGGCGTCGTATGTTCCACCGTAAACAAAATGTGCGGGTCGGGCATGAAGGCGGTGATGAACGCACACGATTCACTAACGACTGGAAGCGTGAATATCGTCGTGGCTGGTGGCATGGAAAGCATGTCAAATGCGCCGTATCTTATAGACAGGGCCCGTACTGGACTACGGATGGGGCATTCTAAAATGATCGACCACATGTTCGTTGATGGGCTTGAGGACGCCTATGACCGAGGTCGGCTCATGGGCACTTTCGCTGAAGAGTGCGCGCAGGCTTATGGGTTCACCCGTGAGGCTCAGGATGAGTTTGCCATTAGCTCGTTAATGCGCGCGCAGAACGCAATTGCCTCTGGTGCATTTCATGATGAAATCGTCCACGTTAAGGCGCGTGCCGGGAGGGAGATACTCACTGTCGACCACGATGAGCAGCCAGGTAAAGCAATGGTGGAAAAAATACCAACATTGAAACCAGCGTTCCGCGAGGGGGGAACTGTTACAGCTGCGAATGCTAGCTCGATCTCCGATGGGTCAGCTGCGTTAGTCATGATGCGTTTGTCCGAAGCAGAACGTCGGGGGCTAAAGCCGATAGCTCGTGTTGTAGGGCACGCTTCTTTTGCGCAAGCACCCCATCTTTTCTCCACAGCACCTATTGGCGCAATCAAGCGCTTGCTGGAACGGAGTAACTGGTCGCTGAATGACGTGGATCTTTTCGAGATCAATGAAGCATTTGCTGTCGTACCAATGGCTGCAATGCATGACCTTGGCATAAGCCATGAGCAGTTGAACGTCCATGGCGGTGCGTGCGCGCTGGGCCACCCTATTGGCGCCTCTGGGGCAAGGGTTGTGGTCACCCTGATTAATGCTCTTAAGAGGCGAGGAATGAAGCGCGGTATCGCTTCTGCATGCATCGGTGGTGGTGAAGCAACTGCAGTAGCTGTCGAGCTTCTAGCTTGA